The following coding sequences lie in one Longimicrobiales bacterium genomic window:
- a CDS encoding phosphoenolpyruvate carboxykinase: protein MATSLAARELSAHGLQPSQPVYWNLAAAALIEEAVRRGEGQLTSEGAFVGITTPHTGRSPDDKFIVREPESEERIGWGSVNVPIEREKYELLRRDVEQYLSSRELFVNDLWAGADPEYRLNVRSISPSAWHTAFVNNMFIVPDDEARLGFEPGFTILHAPEFQADPDRHGTRSSTFIMLSFQDRTVMIGGTRYAGEMKKSIFSVLNYLLPLQGVLPMHCSANIGPSDDVALFFGLSGTGKTTLSADPERSLIGDDEHGWSENGVFNFEGGNYAKVIRLSAEGEPLIYAASRRFGAVLENVVMDPQTRVPDFDDDSNTENTRSSYPISFIPGAARPSVGGHPKNVILLTADAFGVLPPISKLTHEQAMYHFLSGYTAKVAGTERGITEPKAAFSTCFGAPFLPLPPSVYAEMLGQKLAQHGAQCWLVNTGWTGGAYGSGTRMSLHHTRAMVHAALRGLLDDVETVVDPVFGLHVPKHIRGVPDAVLQPRNTWKDKDAYDAQAAKLANMFRENFRKYEDSVSEEVRKAGPVTG from the coding sequence GTGGCAACATCTTTGGCAGCGCGCGAACTGTCGGCTCACGGGCTTCAGCCCAGCCAGCCGGTCTACTGGAACCTCGCGGCCGCTGCACTCATCGAGGAAGCGGTCCGGCGCGGCGAAGGGCAGCTCACCTCTGAAGGCGCCTTCGTTGGCATCACGACACCACATACCGGCCGCTCCCCCGACGACAAGTTCATCGTCCGCGAGCCTGAGAGCGAGGAGCGCATCGGCTGGGGCAGCGTGAACGTCCCGATCGAGCGCGAGAAGTACGAGCTGCTCCGCCGCGACGTCGAACAGTACCTGTCGTCGCGGGAGCTGTTCGTCAACGACCTGTGGGCGGGCGCCGATCCGGAGTACCGCCTCAACGTGCGCTCGATCAGCCCCAGCGCCTGGCACACCGCGTTCGTCAACAACATGTTCATCGTCCCGGACGACGAGGCGCGCCTCGGGTTCGAGCCGGGCTTCACCATCCTGCACGCCCCCGAGTTCCAGGCCGACCCGGACCGGCACGGCACCCGCTCCAGCACCTTCATCATGCTGAGCTTCCAGGACCGTACCGTCATGATCGGCGGCACCCGCTACGCGGGCGAGATGAAGAAGTCGATCTTCTCCGTCCTGAACTACCTGCTCCCGCTGCAGGGCGTGCTGCCGATGCACTGCTCGGCGAACATCGGGCCCAGTGACGACGTCGCGCTCTTCTTCGGCCTGTCCGGCACCGGCAAGACGACGCTATCGGCCGATCCCGAGCGCTCCCTGATCGGCGACGACGAGCACGGCTGGTCCGAGAACGGCGTGTTCAACTTCGAGGGCGGCAACTACGCCAAGGTCATCCGCCTCTCCGCCGAGGGCGAGCCGCTCATCTACGCGGCCAGCCGCCGCTTCGGCGCGGTGCTCGAGAACGTGGTCATGGACCCGCAGACGCGCGTCCCCGACTTCGACGACGATTCCAATACCGAGAACACGCGCTCGTCGTACCCGATATCGTTCATCCCCGGCGCCGCACGCCCCAGCGTGGGGGGGCACCCGAAGAACGTGATCTTGCTGACCGCCGACGCGTTCGGCGTGCTGCCGCCGATCTCCAAGCTCACGCACGAACAGGCGATGTACCATTTCCTGTCCGGCTACACCGCAAAGGTCGCCGGCACCGAGCGCGGCATCACCGAGCCCAAGGCCGCGTTCAGCACCTGCTTCGGCGCACCGTTCCTGCCGCTCCCGCCGTCCGTCTATGCGGAGATGCTCGGCCAGAAGCTCGCGCAGCACGGCGCGCAGTGCTGGCTCGTCAACACCGGCTGGACCGGCGGCGCCTACGGCAGCGGCACCCGCATGTCGCTCCACCACACCCGCGCCATGGTGCACGCCGCCCTGCGCGGCCTGCTCGATGACGTGGAGACCGTCGTGGATCCCGTCTTCGGCCTGCACGTTCCGAAGCACATCCGCGGCGTGCCCGACGCCGTCCTCCAGCCGCGCAACACCTGGAAGGACAAGGACGCCTACGACGCCCAGGCCGCAAAGCTAGCGAACATGTTCCGCGAGAACTTCAGGAAGTACGAGGACTCGGTGAGCGAGGAAGTGCGCAAGGCCGGCCCGGTAACGGGCTGA
- a CDS encoding M23 family metallopeptidase, with the protein MQHCRSHAVTWLVHVLIVLSAACAPAFESGQPATSSPARDEYIRERARASDPSIARWSEAGDRALASPMSVQLPYTTYYQLDELTTTVGAYAFDLVPGGRLHATLSGLGHPAAAFVELFMQQGSQTRLVDAGRQRAQTISRDGGRYVLRVQPELGLVGTFQLTIEGDGASGAPVIADATSYRTLPASRYVFPVEGRDAGAIRSDWGDPRGGGRRHEGVDIFAPRGTPVLAATDGVIISVRHTPIGGKVIWMRPDGEDLELYYAHLDRQDVRPGERVRAGDRIGLVGNTGNARGTSPHLHFGVYRNGGRVAINPDSWLARTSPVLVSGAGN; encoded by the coding sequence GTGCAGCACTGCCGCTCGCATGCCGTCACGTGGCTCGTCCACGTGCTGATCGTCCTGTCCGCTGCCTGCGCGCCCGCATTCGAGAGCGGGCAGCCGGCCACGTCGTCACCCGCACGCGACGAGTACATCCGTGAGCGTGCCCGCGCGTCCGATCCGTCGATCGCGCGCTGGAGCGAAGCAGGCGACAGGGCGCTCGCCTCGCCGATGTCCGTGCAGCTCCCGTACACCACCTACTACCAGCTCGACGAGCTGACCACCACCGTGGGCGCCTACGCATTCGACCTCGTGCCCGGCGGCCGCCTGCATGCGACACTGTCCGGACTGGGGCATCCTGCAGCGGCGTTCGTCGAGCTGTTCATGCAGCAGGGCTCGCAGACTCGCCTGGTCGATGCGGGCCGGCAGCGGGCCCAGACCATCTCACGCGATGGCGGCCGCTACGTGCTGCGCGTGCAGCCGGAACTCGGGCTGGTCGGCACGTTCCAGCTCACGATCGAGGGCGACGGGGCTTCCGGCGCACCCGTGATCGCGGACGCGACGTCGTACCGCACGCTGCCGGCATCGCGCTACGTCTTCCCGGTCGAGGGGCGTGACGCCGGCGCGATCCGCAGCGACTGGGGCGACCCGCGCGGCGGCGGCCGCCGCCATGAAGGCGTGGACATCTTCGCGCCACGCGGCACGCCCGTGCTGGCTGCAACCGACGGCGTGATCATCTCGGTGCGCCACACGCCGATCGGCGGCAAGGTGATCTGGATGCGACCCGACGGCGAAGACCTGGAGCTGTATTACGCGCACCTGGACCGGCAGGACGTGCGGCCGGGGGAACGGGTGCGGGCCGGGGACCGCATCGGACTCGTCGGGAACACCGGGAACGCGCGGGGCACGTCGCCGCACCTGCATTTCGGGGTGTATCGGAACGGCGGGCGGGTCGCGATCAATCCGGATTCGTGGCTGGCGCGGACTTCGCCGGTACTTGTGTCGGGAGCCGGCAACTGA
- a CDS encoding HD domain-containing protein — translation MSASVTIRDPLWDTIRVDPVAMQIVDAPAFQRLRHIRQLGLAYLVYPGATHTRFDHALGVYHLAHRALAALRARDALDGIDESDCALIPFAALLHDIGHYPFSHALEELQADRIPGHHEALVGRFLADETVAAALAQVAPDAGQQVEMLIRGISVNPLQGLVSGSLDLDKIEYLMRDATFAGVPYGRVDVDRLLHGLTLLCDETTGHFEVGVHEKGVAALESLLFAKYQMFRNVYWHHAVRAATVMYKRIVNDALDAALLAPDELVGQTDEGVLYLIAGRAEREDPQAQSVAARVGALRMRRLPKRAAEVVAAELDENAIGDWIETDTPLKREVEERIAQELALAPGDAFLDYPEKSKMFGLDLLVQRRTGEVIRLGPEGRAGLIGLPEVADELYRTARVLRLFTLNGRRVVEPAALARLAQRSNEEMIERLENDGPLLG, via the coding sequence ATGAGTGCTTCCGTCACGATCCGCGATCCGCTGTGGGACACGATCCGTGTCGACCCGGTCGCGATGCAGATCGTCGATGCGCCCGCGTTCCAGCGGCTGCGCCACATCCGCCAGCTCGGGCTCGCCTACCTCGTGTATCCGGGCGCGACGCACACGCGCTTCGATCATGCGCTCGGCGTCTACCACCTTGCGCACCGCGCGCTCGCTGCACTGCGCGCACGCGACGCGCTCGATGGCATCGACGAATCGGACTGCGCGCTGATCCCCTTTGCGGCGCTGCTGCACGACATTGGCCATTACCCGTTCTCGCATGCGCTCGAGGAGCTGCAGGCGGACCGGATCCCTGGCCATCACGAGGCGCTCGTCGGCCGCTTCCTCGCGGACGAGACGGTCGCGGCCGCGCTCGCGCAGGTCGCGCCCGATGCTGGCCAGCAGGTCGAGATGCTGATCCGCGGCATCTCGGTGAATCCGCTCCAGGGACTCGTGAGCGGGAGCCTCGATCTCGACAAGATCGAGTACCTGATGCGCGATGCGACCTTTGCGGGTGTGCCGTATGGCCGCGTCGACGTCGATCGCCTGCTGCACGGCCTCACACTGCTGTGCGACGAGACCACCGGTCACTTCGAGGTCGGCGTGCACGAGAAGGGCGTCGCCGCGCTCGAGTCGCTGCTGTTCGCGAAGTACCAGATGTTCCGCAACGTGTACTGGCACCACGCGGTGCGCGCCGCGACCGTGATGTACAAGCGCATCGTGAACGACGCGCTCGATGCCGCGCTGCTCGCGCCGGACGAGCTCGTCGGCCAGACGGACGAAGGTGTGCTGTACCTGATCGCCGGCCGTGCGGAACGCGAGGACCCGCAGGCGCAGTCCGTCGCCGCACGCGTTGGCGCGCTGCGCATGCGCCGGCTGCCCAAGCGTGCAGCCGAGGTCGTCGCGGCCGAGCTGGACGAGAACGCGATCGGTGACTGGATCGAGACGGACACGCCGCTCAAGCGGGAGGTAGAGGAGCGCATCGCGCAGGAGCTGGCACTCGCACCCGGCGACGCGTTCCTCGATTATCCGGAAAAGTCGAAGATGTTCGGGCTCGACCTGCTGGTGCAGCGGCGCACCGGAGAAGTGATCCGGCTGGGACCCGAGGGGCGCGCCGGCCTCATCGGGCTGCCCGAAGTCGCCGACGAGCTGTACCGCACGGCGCGTGTGCTCCGGTTGTTCACGCTCAACGGCAGGCGCGTCGTCGAGCCTGCCGCACTCGCACGGCTTGCGCAGCGCTCCAACGAGGAAATGATCGAGCGGCTGGAAAACGACGGGCCGCTGCTCGGCTGA
- a CDS encoding peptidylprolyl isomerase: protein MSNRTARFETSLGDFTVELFDDRAPNTAKNFADLAQKGYYDDLIFHRVIDGFMIQGGCPEGTGTGGPGYKIKDEFHPELRHDSKGILSMANAGPNTGGSQFFITLAATPWLDNKHAIFGRVTDGLDVVEKIGKVKTGRNDRPVEEVKMKKVTIS from the coding sequence ATGAGCAACCGCACCGCGCGTTTCGAGACGTCGCTCGGCGATTTCACGGTCGAGCTGTTCGATGACCGGGCGCCGAACACCGCGAAGAATTTCGCGGATCTCGCGCAGAAGGGCTATTACGACGACCTGATCTTTCACCGCGTGATCGACGGTTTCATGATCCAGGGCGGCTGCCCCGAAGGGACGGGCACCGGCGGGCCGGGCTACAAGATCAAGGACGAGTTCCACCCGGAGCTGCGCCACGACAGCAAGGGCATCCTGTCGATGGCGAACGCGGGACCGAACACGGGCGGCTCGCAGTTCTTCATCACGCTGGCGGCGACACCGTGGCTCGACAACAAGCACGCGATCTTCGGGCGCGTGACGGACGGCCTGGACGTCGTCGAGAAGATCGGCAAGGTGAAGACGGGGCGGAACGACCGGCCGGTCGAGGAGGTGAAGATGAAGAAGGTGACGATCTCGTAG
- a CDS encoding DUF481 domain-containing protein, which translates to MLKRLYSIVLTCLLFPAALNAQQPDTVPAPPVPDSLAPVPDTLSVPVTAPAPLAQALPSMPQPEPEPDRWMSQLEFGFNGSRGNTDLITLSTGFSIEHREKERFELEWATSYRYGESENEVVARHLQSSISFDLFPAGSWSPFFYVAAERDPFKRIDLRTDGGAGAKYTIARGDVTSASLSLALLHTYENFRAIGTDPAPETRNNARWSVRARALRRMNEGWQVENTTFYKPVHNELGDYDIDSTTKLSAILNSRLALTFSYKYRLDSTPAEGVGGEDQFLTAGLTINL; encoded by the coding sequence ATGCTGAAGCGTCTGTACTCCATCGTCCTTACGTGCCTTCTGTTCCCGGCAGCGCTCAACGCGCAGCAGCCGGACACGGTGCCAGCTCCGCCCGTACCGGATTCCCTGGCGCCCGTTCCGGACACCCTCAGCGTGCCGGTGACGGCCCCGGCACCGCTCGCACAGGCGCTGCCGTCCATGCCGCAACCGGAACCCGAGCCCGACCGCTGGATGTCACAGCTCGAGTTCGGCTTCAACGGCTCGCGCGGCAACACCGACCTGATCACGCTTTCGACCGGGTTCTCGATCGAGCACAGGGAGAAGGAACGCTTCGAGCTGGAGTGGGCGACGTCGTACCGCTACGGCGAGAGCGAGAACGAGGTGGTTGCGCGCCACCTGCAGAGCTCGATCAGCTTCGATCTCTTCCCTGCTGGCAGCTGGTCGCCCTTCTTCTACGTGGCAGCAGAGCGTGACCCCTTCAAGCGCATCGATCTCCGCACGGACGGCGGCGCGGGCGCGAAGTACACGATCGCCCGCGGCGATGTGACGAGCGCGTCGCTCAGCCTCGCGCTGCTGCACACGTACGAGAACTTCCGGGCGATCGGCACGGATCCCGCACCGGAAACGCGCAACAATGCGCGGTGGTCGGTGCGTGCACGCGCACTGCGGCGGATGAACGAAGGCTGGCAGGTCGAGAACACGACCTTCTACAAGCCGGTGCACAACGAGCTCGGCGACTACGACATCGACTCGACCACCAAGCTGAGTGCGATCCTGAACAGCCGGCTCGCGCTCACGTTCAGCTACAAGTACCGGCTCGACTCGACGCCCGCGGAAGGTGTCGGGGGCGAGGACCAGTTCCTGACGGCCGGCCTGACGATCAACCTCTAG
- a CDS encoding Na+/H+ antiporter NhaC family protein has translation MCGRAEAATLPASMDTEDRFPHPLALLTAGILLAAVLTWILPAGAYQRVEDAETGRTVVVAGTYEGVEAAPVGPFEALVAIPQGLINAAEVVVLVFLVGGAFVVIDQTGALRRGIDRLARRLQNHGTWVIPISCIVFATAGALQNMQEEIVALIPVLLILTRRFGFDPVTAVAMSIGAASLGSSFSPVNPFQVAIAQRLADVPLFSGAAFRMAAFLPALGFWIFATIRHARRTATAPDVATVDTSESSLDARTTLILALTVAAFGIFITGLIRWGWGFNEMSAVFFVLGVTAGLLGGLGINGTSAAYVQGFREMAFSALLIGFASAIYVVLESGRVVDTLVNGLVQPLAGLPAGLSAIGMVGLHALLHVPVPSVSGQAVLTMPILVPLSDLLGLSRQVTILAYQYGAGLTELITPTNGALMAVIAAAGVRYDRWLRFVLPLFLGLVAIGIIAILVAIAIGLQ, from the coding sequence TTGTGCGGTCGGGCCGAAGCCGCCACACTGCCCGCCTCCATGGACACCGAAGACCGCTTTCCGCATCCGCTCGCGCTGCTGACCGCCGGCATCCTGCTGGCGGCGGTGCTGACGTGGATCCTGCCGGCGGGTGCCTACCAGCGCGTCGAGGACGCGGAGACCGGGCGAACCGTCGTGGTCGCCGGGACTTACGAGGGCGTGGAGGCCGCGCCGGTCGGACCCTTCGAGGCGCTGGTCGCGATTCCGCAGGGGCTCATCAACGCGGCCGAGGTGGTCGTGCTGGTCTTCCTGGTCGGCGGCGCCTTCGTCGTGATCGACCAGACGGGCGCGCTGCGACGCGGCATCGACCGGCTCGCGCGCCGGCTCCAGAACCACGGCACGTGGGTGATCCCGATCTCCTGCATCGTGTTCGCAACGGCGGGCGCGCTGCAGAACATGCAGGAAGAGATCGTCGCGCTGATCCCGGTGCTCCTGATCCTGACACGCCGCTTCGGCTTCGACCCGGTGACCGCGGTCGCGATGAGCATCGGCGCCGCGTCGCTGGGCTCGTCGTTCAGCCCGGTCAACCCGTTCCAGGTCGCGATCGCGCAGCGACTGGCCGACGTGCCGCTCTTCTCGGGCGCGGCATTCCGCATGGCCGCCTTTCTGCCCGCGCTCGGGTTCTGGATCTTCGCGACGATCCGCCACGCGCGCCGCACCGCGACGGCTCCGGATGTGGCCACGGTCGATACGTCGGAATCGTCGCTCGACGCGCGCACCACGCTGATCCTGGCCCTCACTGTCGCGGCGTTCGGCATCTTCATTACCGGCCTGATCCGCTGGGGCTGGGGCTTCAACGAGATGTCCGCCGTGTTCTTCGTGCTGGGCGTCACAGCGGGCCTGCTCGGCGGGCTGGGGATCAATGGGACGTCTGCGGCGTACGTGCAGGGGTTCCGTGAGATGGCGTTCTCCGCTCTGCTGATCGGTTTCGCAAGCGCCATCTACGTCGTGCTCGAGTCCGGCCGGGTCGTGGACACGCTGGTGAACGGGCTGGTGCAGCCGCTGGCCGGCCTGCCGGCAGGGCTGTCGGCGATCGGCATGGTCGGGCTGCACGCGCTGCTGCACGTGCCGGTGCCGAGCGTGAGCGGGCAGGCCGTGCTGACCATGCCGATCCTGGTTCCGCTCTCGGACCTGCTTGGCCTGTCGCGGCAGGTTACGATCCTGGCGTACCAGTACGGCGCAGGCCTCACGGAGCTGATCACGCCGACCAACGGTGCACTGATGGCGGTGATCGCAGCGGCGGGCGTTCGATACGACCGCTGGCTGCGCTTCGTATTGCCGCTGTTCCTGGGCCTCGTTGCCATCGGAATCATCGCCATCCTGGTCGCCATCGCGATCGGCTTGCAGTAG
- a CDS encoding acetate kinase yields the protein MNILVLNAGSSSLKFQLVRTDQERIANDTDERLARGIVDRIGGEALLRFSSGNRSLKTARPIRDHRAAVDAVLRWLASEESGTDLSAIRDIDAVGHRVVHGGEQFSKSVKIDPVVLREIEEMIELAPLHNPHNLKGIAAVRETLGDVPQVAVFDTAFHQTLPAHAYLYAIPYSLYRRYKVRRYGFHGTSHRYVAYRYRRLTGRTRDQTNLITIHLGNGCSACAIQGGNSIDTSMGFTPLEGLVMGTRSGDLDPAILDFIAVKEGQTLNEIEALLNKQSGLLGISGLTHDMRELLAEEAENDDRRARLAIDIFAYRARKYIGSYLAAMGGAEAIVFTGGIGENGAKVRARICEGLQFLGLDLDPDLNATAVNGNEGPIHREGSRLQAWVIPTDEELLIARDTFRLVMGMDARY from the coding sequence ATGAACATCCTCGTCCTGAACGCCGGCTCCTCGTCGCTCAAGTTCCAGCTCGTGCGCACGGACCAGGAGCGGATCGCGAACGACACGGACGAGCGGCTCGCACGCGGCATCGTGGATCGCATCGGCGGCGAAGCGCTGCTCCGGTTCAGCTCGGGCAATCGCAGTCTCAAGACGGCGCGGCCGATCCGCGATCATCGGGCAGCGGTGGATGCCGTGCTGCGGTGGCTGGCCAGCGAGGAGTCGGGCACCGACCTTTCTGCAATCCGCGACATCGACGCGGTCGGCCATCGCGTGGTGCACGGTGGTGAGCAGTTCAGCAAGTCGGTCAAGATCGACCCGGTCGTGCTGCGGGAGATCGAGGAGATGATCGAGCTCGCTCCGCTGCACAACCCGCACAACCTGAAGGGCATCGCGGCGGTGCGGGAAACGCTCGGCGACGTGCCGCAGGTCGCGGTCTTCGACACCGCCTTCCACCAGACACTGCCCGCGCACGCGTACCTGTACGCGATCCCGTACTCGCTGTACCGCCGCTACAAGGTCCGCCGCTACGGCTTCCACGGCACGTCACACCGCTACGTGGCGTACCGTTACCGCAGGCTGACCGGCCGCACCCGCGACCAGACGAACCTGATCACGATCCACCTCGGCAACGGCTGCTCGGCCTGCGCGATCCAGGGTGGCAACTCGATCGACACGTCGATGGGGTTCACCCCGCTCGAGGGCCTGGTAATGGGCACGCGCAGCGGGGATCTCGACCCGGCAATCCTCGACTTCATTGCGGTCAAGGAAGGCCAGACGCTGAACGAGATCGAGGCGCTGCTCAACAAGCAGTCCGGCCTGCTCGGCATCTCCGGCCTGACGCATGACATGCGCGAGCTGCTCGCAGAAGAAGCCGAGAACGACGACCGCCGCGCCCGCCTGGCGATCGATATCTTCGCCTACCGCGCCCGCAAGTACATCGGCTCCTACCTCGCCGCGATGGGCGGCGCGGAAGCGATCGTGTTCACCGGAGGCATCGGCGAAAACGGCGCAAAGGTCCGCGCCCGCATCTGCGAGGGCCTCCAGTTCCTCGGCCTCGACCTCGACCCCGACCTGAACGCCACGGCAGTCAACGGCAACGAGGGCCCCATCCACCGCGAAGGCTCCCGCCTCCAGGCCTGGGTCATCCCCACCGACGAGGAGCTCCTGATCGCCCGCGACACCTTCCGCCTGGTGATGGGCATGGACGCGCGCTACTGA
- a CDS encoding SDR family NAD(P)-dependent oxidoreductase, with protein MTAMAGRRILITGASSGIGAACARRFAAEGCDLVLWARRAERLARLADEIETAHGRHVHIAGVDVRDRAAVLKAVDSLVEAEAVPDVLVNNAGLASGLSGIQDGSFDDWDRMIDTNLKGLLNVTRAVLPHMIRLGRGHIINIGSTAGHWVYPSGNVYNATKFGVRALTEAINVDVVGTPVRVSSIDPGMVETEFSVVRFAGDEERARKVYQGFQPLRPEDIADAVHYVTSAPPHVNVLNMVVLPTAQRNVYVLHREAQE; from the coding sequence ATGACAGCAATGGCAGGCAGGCGGATCCTGATCACCGGCGCGAGCTCGGGCATCGGCGCGGCGTGTGCGCGTCGGTTTGCCGCGGAGGGTTGCGACCTCGTGCTGTGGGCCCGGCGAGCGGAGCGGCTCGCACGCCTGGCCGACGAGATCGAGACGGCGCACGGCCGGCATGTCCACATCGCGGGCGTCGATGTGCGTGACCGGGCGGCGGTCCTGAAAGCGGTGGACTCGCTGGTGGAGGCGGAGGCCGTTCCGGACGTGCTGGTGAACAATGCCGGGCTCGCCAGTGGCCTGTCGGGCATCCAGGACGGCAGCTTCGACGACTGGGACCGGATGATCGACACGAACCTGAAGGGGCTGCTCAACGTGACGCGCGCAGTGCTCCCGCACATGATCCGTCTCGGGCGCGGGCACATCATCAACATCGGCAGCACGGCCGGTCACTGGGTCTATCCAAGCGGCAACGTCTACAACGCGACCAAGTTCGGCGTGAGGGCACTGACGGAGGCGATCAACGTGGACGTGGTCGGCACGCCCGTCCGGGTCTCGAGCATCGACCCCGGCATGGTCGAGACCGAGTTCTCGGTCGTCCGTTTCGCCGGCGACGAGGAGCGCGCCCGCAAGGTATACCAGGGGTTTCAGCCGCTCCGGCCGGAGGACATTGCCGACGCCGTGCACTACGTCACCAGTGCCCCGCCGCACGTCAACGTCCTGAACATGGTGGTGCTGCCCACCGCCCAGCGGAACGTGTACGTGCTTCACCGGGAGGCGCAGGAGTAG
- a CDS encoding outer membrane beta-barrel protein — MRGRILLTAMFLALVPAAANAQISVGAGVGAAFPTGDFGDGVDTGLHFQGSLNVGLPMLPDVRLDGIYQTYSAGDDASVDILGGGVNLLLDMPLVVIKPYLIAGVGYYDVSVDTSEGDASNGEFGFTGGAGLRLGLGSLGVFAEARALRIGGDTDLTTIPVLVGVTF; from the coding sequence ATGCGAGGACGCATCCTGCTCACGGCCATGTTCCTGGCGCTGGTGCCGGCGGCCGCGAACGCACAGATCAGTGTCGGCGCCGGTGTAGGCGCTGCCTTCCCGACGGGTGATTTCGGGGATGGTGTCGACACGGGCCTTCACTTCCAGGGCTCGCTCAACGTCGGGCTGCCGATGCTGCCGGACGTTCGGCTGGACGGCATCTACCAGACGTACAGCGCTGGGGATGATGCGAGCGTCGACATCCTCGGCGGTGGCGTCAACCTGCTGCTCGACATGCCGCTCGTCGTCATCAAGCCGTACCTCATTGCGGGTGTCGGCTACTACGATGTGAGCGTTGATACCTCCGAGGGGGACGCATCCAACGGCGAGTTCGGCTTCACGGGCGGCGCCGGGCTGCGGCTCGGACTGGGCAGCCTGGGCGTGTTCGCGGAGGCTCGCGCGCTGCGGATCGGTGGTGACACGGACCTGACGACGATTCCGGTCCTGGTCGGCGTCACGTTCTGA
- a CDS encoding M23 family metallopeptidase, translated as MRHRWPAARRFVLPIAVVLAACDPVEDVRRLFDGATPRESYVHRLESAGLASSAAVRDWIAAGEAALTNAPLVDLPYEESGYLAPTEPLAVAVRFDVVRGERISVALTLHSDTAALTFLDLFRAGSDTAAVLEPVSSADSAERSLEFEPRRPGEYAVRMQPELLRGGRYTLRISRAAALAFPVSGRGRSAVQSVFGDPRDAGAREHHGIDIFAPRGTPVVAVADAHVRRVNETNRGGRVVWLRDERRGLSLYYAHLDSQLVTAGMDVRAGDTVGLVGNSGNARTTPPHLHFGIYSRGEGPLDPLPFVHRPERSPPSLAVDTSAFGAWLRGTSEGARLRAAPDPDADVMAELPVHTAARVVAGTGSWYRVRLPDGRSGYLAASVADVAAAPVEELTPGDATPLLERPVASAAVMDSVMPAERVDVYARFGDYLLVSTNGSRKGWMRESP; from the coding sequence ATGCGACATCGCTGGCCGGCTGCCCGGCGCTTCGTCCTGCCCATCGCGGTCGTGCTTGCCGCGTGCGACCCGGTGGAGGACGTGCGCCGGCTGTTCGATGGTGCGACGCCGCGTGAGTCGTATGTGCATCGCCTGGAGAGTGCCGGTCTGGCCTCAAGCGCGGCCGTACGCGACTGGATTGCCGCCGGTGAAGCGGCGTTGACGAATGCGCCGCTGGTGGATCTGCCGTACGAGGAGAGCGGCTACCTTGCCCCGACCGAGCCGCTGGCCGTTGCGGTACGCTTCGATGTCGTTCGCGGCGAACGCATCAGCGTAGCACTCACGCTCCACTCCGACACGGCTGCACTCACATTCCTCGACCTGTTCCGCGCGGGCTCCGACACTGCAGCCGTGTTGGAACCGGTGTCGAGTGCTGACAGCGCGGAACGGTCGTTGGAGTTCGAACCACGGCGGCCGGGCGAGTACGCGGTTCGCATGCAGCCGGAGCTGCTGCGTGGCGGCCGGTATACGCTGCGCATCTCGAGAGCCGCCGCACTTGCGTTTCCCGTCAGTGGCCGCGGTCGCTCGGCGGTGCAGAGTGTCTTCGGAGACCCGCGCGACGCGGGCGCGCGCGAGCACCACGGCATCGACATCTTCGCGCCACGCGGCACACCCGTGGTTGCCGTGGCGGATGCGCACGTGCGTCGCGTGAACGAGACGAATCGCGGGGGACGCGTCGTGTGGCTGCGCGACGAGCGGCGGGGCCTTTCCCTCTACTATGCGCACCTCGACAGCCAGCTCGTGACGGCCGGCATGGACGTGCGGGCGGGAGACACGGTGGGTCTCGTGGGGAACAGCGGCAATGCGCGAACGACGCCGCCGCACCTGCACTTCGGGATATACAGCCGCGGCGAGGGACCGTTGGATCCGCTGCCGTTCGTGCACCGACCGGAGCGCAGCCCGCCGTCCCTGGCCGTCGACACCAGCGCGTTCGGGGCGTGGCTGCGTGGCACGAGTGAGGGCGCGCGTCTTCGAGCCGCGCCCGATCCGGACGCGGACGTCATGGCAGAGTTGCCGGTGCACACGGCTGCGCGGGTGGTCGCGGGGACCGGTTCGTGGTACCGCGTGCGTTTGCCGGACGGCCGCAGCGGCTACCTCGCCGCCAGTGTTGCCGACGTCGCCGCAGCGCCGGTCGAAGAGCTGACACCCGGTGACGCGACGCCGCTCCTGGAACGGCCGGTCGCCAGTGCCGCGGTGATGGACAGCGTCATGCCTGCTGAACGCGTGGACGTGTATGCGCGCTTCGGTGACTACCTCCTCGTCAGCACGAACGGATCGCGCAAAGGTTGGATGCGAGAGTCGCCGTAA